A DNA window from Halococcus salsus contains the following coding sequences:
- the deoC gene encoding deoxyribose-phosphate aldolase yields MDRTALAAAIDHTVLGPETTPGDVERVVGEAAEYGMNACVPPCYLDVARATGPDVTLATVVGFPHGQHAPETKRDEAVRAWEAGADELDVVLNVGRLRAGEDDAVADELAEVVAGVPVPVKVIIEAPLLDDDEKHRACECAVAADADFVKTATGFADGGATVADVELMSDFLPVKASGGIGSYEEANAMFEAGAERIGASSGVAIVEGFDAATE; encoded by the coding sequence ATGGACCGCACCGCGCTCGCCGCCGCCATCGACCACACGGTCTTGGGTCCCGAAACCACCCCAGGGGACGTCGAACGGGTCGTCGGCGAAGCCGCCGAGTACGGCATGAACGCCTGCGTCCCGCCGTGCTACCTCGACGTCGCCCGCGCGACGGGTCCCGACGTGACCCTCGCCACCGTCGTCGGCTTCCCGCACGGCCAGCACGCCCCTGAGACCAAACGCGACGAGGCGGTGCGGGCGTGGGAAGCGGGCGCGGACGAACTCGACGTCGTACTCAACGTCGGGCGGCTCCGCGCGGGCGAGGACGACGCCGTGGCCGACGAACTCGCCGAGGTAGTCGCCGGTGTGCCCGTCCCCGTGAAAGTCATCATCGAAGCCCCTCTCTTGGACGACGACGAGAAACACCGTGCGTGCGAGTGCGCCGTCGCCGCCGACGCCGACTTCGTGAAGACCGCGACCGGGTTCGCCGACGGCGGCGCGACCGTCGCCGACGTCGAACTGATGAGCGACTTTCTACCCGTAAAAGCCAGTGGAGGAATCGGGAGTTACGAGGAAGCGAACGCGATGTTCGAAGCGGGTGCCGAGCGGATCGGCGCGTCGAGCGGCGTCGCCATCGTCGAGGGGTTCGACGCGGCGACCGAGTGA
- a CDS encoding 7-carboxy-7-deazaguanine synthase QueE, whose translation MPVNAEAEPGEDARTEVDPDAAGLPVNELFCSLQGEGKLAGVPSVFVRTSGCNLRCWFCDSYHTSWEPTHAWMGIEAIVDEVTSHDRAEHVVITGGEPLIHEDVVTLVDTLGDQGYHVTVETNGTVHRDAAIDLASISPKLASSTPTPARDPKGDGEWRERHEARRIDLDALARLVEDYPTQLKFVVTDPSDLDEITDLVDRVRERTSARIRNGDVLLMPEGRTEAEITGNRGTVADLAMEHGYRYTPRLHVNLWNDEAGR comes from the coding sequence ATGCCGGTCAACGCCGAGGCCGAACCCGGTGAGGACGCGCGAACCGAAGTCGACCCCGACGCAGCGGGGCTGCCGGTCAACGAGCTCTTCTGCTCGCTCCAGGGCGAGGGAAAACTCGCCGGCGTTCCCTCGGTCTTCGTTCGAACCAGCGGCTGTAACCTGCGCTGCTGGTTCTGCGATTCGTACCACACCTCGTGGGAACCGACCCACGCCTGGATGGGGATCGAAGCGATCGTCGACGAGGTGACGAGCCACGACCGGGCGGAACACGTCGTGATAACCGGCGGCGAGCCGCTGATCCACGAGGATGTCGTCACCCTCGTCGACACGCTCGGGGACCAGGGCTACCACGTCACCGTCGAGACCAACGGGACCGTCCACCGCGACGCCGCGATCGACCTCGCGAGCATCAGCCCGAAGCTCGCCAGCAGCACCCCTACGCCGGCACGGGACCCGAAGGGCGACGGCGAGTGGCGCGAGCGCCACGAAGCGCGCCGTATCGACCTCGACGCGCTGGCGCGACTCGTCGAGGACTACCCCACACAGCTCAAGTTCGTCGTCACCGATCCCTCGGATCTCGACGAGATAACCGACCTCGTCGACCGGGTTCGCGAACGAACGAGCGCTCGGATACGGAACGGGGACGTGCTCTTGATGCCCGAGGGACGAACCGAAGCCGAAATCACCGGGAACCGTGGGACCGTCGCGGACCTCGCGATGGAGCACGGCTACCGGTACACCCCGCGCCTCCACGTCAACCTCTGGAACGACGAGGCGGGGCGATAG
- a CDS encoding DUF7114 family protein: MDDASHVRRAAREAVRDVDPGAFRDAIETVVESGSMAPGVLVVLSARAADEPVGFGTVATRAAGTQLIYEGLRLTRALAHDAPWEDEDTDANLDVLVADVLVARGFYLLARTEAAERAVETVRAFGRDRTAAAPTDDPVGPLEADVLDLALVAGLTAVDVHPSAACREFVADLAGSFDGELPPADDAFDPTTRESLAAHVDTPVQPAGVGSATDP; the protein is encoded by the coding sequence ATGGATGACGCCTCCCACGTCCGTCGTGCCGCCCGGGAGGCCGTCCGTGACGTCGACCCCGGCGCGTTCCGCGACGCCATCGAGACGGTCGTCGAGAGCGGGTCGATGGCCCCCGGCGTTCTCGTGGTCCTGTCGGCACGCGCCGCCGACGAGCCGGTCGGCTTCGGGACGGTCGCCACCCGCGCCGCGGGCACCCAGCTCATCTACGAGGGGCTCCGATTGACCCGCGCGCTGGCCCACGACGCGCCGTGGGAGGACGAGGACACCGACGCGAACCTCGACGTCCTCGTGGCGGACGTCCTCGTCGCCCGCGGGTTCTACCTCCTCGCGCGAACGGAGGCCGCCGAACGCGCTGTCGAGACCGTTCGGGCCTTCGGTCGGGACCGGACCGCCGCCGCGCCGACGGACGACCCCGTCGGCCCGCTCGAAGCCGACGTTCTCGACCTCGCGCTCGTCGCGGGCCTGACGGCGGTCGATGTCCACCCCTCGGCGGCGTGTCGCGAGTTCGTCGCCGACCTCGCGGGGTCGTTCGACGGGGAACTCCCGCCGGCGGACGACGCGTTCGACCCGACGACTCGCGAGTCGCTCGCCGCCCACGTCGACACCCCGGTCCAACCGGCCGGCGTCGGGTCGGCCACCGATCCGTGA
- a CDS encoding 6-pyruvoyl trahydropterin synthase family protein: MPRIASNEHRTDSSSTVGDSSSAIGDERTLSIGHERPIRISTGHRLRRHDGKCSRPHGHNYEVSVEVTGTLREEGWVVDKGTVTAVIDEWDHRFLLEHGDPLVEAFEDAGDGDALVVLDAPPTAEVMSIVLERRLVERLPSAVTDVAVSVAETSELRTEAPR, encoded by the coding sequence ATGCCCCGAATCGCCTCGAACGAACATCGAACCGATTCGTCGTCGACCGTCGGCGACTCGTCGTCGGCCATCGGCGACGAACGGACGCTCTCGATCGGCCACGAACGGCCGATCCGTATCAGTACGGGCCACCGACTGCGTCGGCACGACGGCAAGTGTAGCCGTCCACACGGCCACAACTACGAGGTCAGCGTTGAGGTCACCGGCACGCTACGGGAGGAAGGCTGGGTCGTCGACAAGGGGACGGTGACGGCCGTCATCGACGAGTGGGACCACCGATTCCTGCTCGAACACGGCGACCCCCTCGTCGAGGCCTTCGAGGACGCTGGCGACGGCGACGCGCTGGTCGTGCTCGACGCGCCCCCGACGGCCGAGGTGATGAGCATCGTGCTCGAACGGCGATTGGTCGAGCGGCTGCCGTCGGCGGTCACCGACGTGGCCGTCTCGGTCGCCGAAACGAGCGAACTCCGGACGGAAGCCCCAAGATAG
- a CDS encoding DUF6293 family protein yields MQTHIVPVGFDYDRLIAPLVRDKLDVDRVILLEGAVGSAANVEYSRNLAAKLEQDFRNLLGAETERFVVADVYDYDAAFEQAYGLINAELDAGRDVWANVSAMPRPVSFAFATAAHSIGVERSADRDRIHTYYTVPEKYLETELAEELRRQTDLLDDLGTEIVDDRIDERVASARDLLAEFDERGTTIGAKAVEGSHILEIPVASFSNVKPFEELILFKLGEDGPFESVSELAHALARELSEEYTDSFRSKVIYNVDRLGPSDKGYIEQDSQGKSHRTKLSRIGELWVRSHADDATATEE; encoded by the coding sequence ATGCAGACCCACATCGTCCCCGTGGGGTTCGACTACGACCGGCTCATCGCCCCGCTGGTCCGGGACAAGCTCGACGTCGACCGGGTGATCCTCCTCGAAGGCGCGGTCGGGAGCGCGGCGAACGTCGAGTATTCTCGAAATCTCGCGGCGAAGCTCGAACAGGATTTCAGGAACCTACTGGGGGCCGAAACCGAGCGCTTCGTCGTCGCGGACGTCTACGACTACGACGCGGCGTTCGAGCAGGCCTACGGCCTCATCAACGCCGAACTCGACGCGGGTCGGGACGTCTGGGCCAACGTCAGCGCGATGCCGCGACCCGTGAGTTTCGCCTTCGCCACCGCCGCCCACTCCATCGGGGTCGAGCGCAGCGCGGACCGCGATCGGATCCACACCTACTACACGGTGCCCGAGAAGTACCTCGAAACCGAGCTCGCGGAGGAGCTCCGCCGCCAGACCGACCTGCTAGACGACCTCGGGACGGAGATCGTCGACGACCGGATCGACGAGCGCGTCGCGAGCGCCCGGGACCTCCTCGCGGAGTTCGACGAACGTGGGACCACCATCGGCGCGAAGGCCGTCGAGGGCTCACACATCCTCGAAATTCCCGTGGCCTCCTTCTCGAACGTCAAACCCTTCGAGGAGCTCATCCTGTTCAAGCTCGGCGAGGACGGCCCGTTCGAGAGCGTCTCCGAACTCGCCCACGCCCTCGCGCGCGAACTCTCGGAGGAGTACACCGACAGCTTCCGCTCGAAGGTCATCTACAACGTCGACCGGTTGGGACCGAGCGACAAGGGCTACATCGAACAGGACTCACAGGGCAAATCCCACCGCACGAAGCTCTCGCGGATCGGGGAACTCTGGGTGCGCTCGCACGCCGACGACGCGACGGCCACGGAGGAGTGA
- a CDS encoding ArsR/SmtB family transcription factor, producing the protein MKQETTAATVPTDRLESAFRTLANETRVRILFELYDSPDRAVSFSDLNDRVGLGDSGRFNYHLKQLTGRFIYRTDEGYSLLFSGLAVCRSMLASFADEHSVEPFALDSECYDCGATLVARYDHEYVVIGCPDCGIEFHDFPFPPGTLAGRDTDDLLWVYDGWMRAQTALAVDGLCTWCFGRRTSELVAGEDPDDPPTVVHTCQRCGADMHTAVGETFQSSPAVIAFLYDHGIDVRRTPSWEIEYLWDDEYVVVESTDPWRVRFTIPADGETFSLTIDGDVRVLDVTRE; encoded by the coding sequence ATGAAACAGGAGACCACGGCGGCGACGGTGCCGACCGACCGCCTCGAGAGCGCGTTTCGAACCCTGGCGAACGAGACTCGGGTCCGAATCCTCTTCGAACTCTACGATTCCCCCGACCGGGCCGTCTCCTTCTCCGACCTCAACGACCGCGTGGGCCTCGGCGACAGCGGCCGCTTCAACTACCACCTCAAACAGCTCACCGGCCGGTTCATCTACCGGACCGACGAGGGTTACTCCCTCCTGTTCAGCGGGCTCGCGGTCTGCCGGTCGATGCTCGCGTCGTTCGCCGACGAACACAGCGTCGAGCCGTTCGCCCTCGACAGCGAGTGCTACGACTGCGGGGCGACCCTCGTGGCGCGCTACGACCACGAGTACGTCGTGATCGGCTGTCCGGACTGCGGGATCGAGTTCCACGACTTCCCGTTCCCACCGGGAACCCTCGCGGGTCGGGACACCGACGACCTCCTCTGGGTCTACGACGGCTGGATGCGTGCCCAGACCGCGCTCGCCGTCGACGGCCTCTGTACGTGGTGTTTCGGCCGCCGGACCTCCGAACTCGTCGCCGGCGAGGACCCCGACGACCCGCCGACGGTCGTCCACACCTGTCAGCGCTGCGGGGCCGACATGCACACCGCCGTCGGCGAGACCTTCCAGTCCTCGCCCGCCGTCATCGCCTTCCTCTACGACCACGGCATCGACGTCCGGCGCACCCCCTCCTGGGAGATCGAGTACCTCTGGGACGACGAGTACGTGGTAGTCGAGAGCACCGACCCCTGGCGGGTGCGCTTCACGATCCCCGCCGACGGCGAGACGTTCTCGCTCACCATCGACGGCGACGTGCGAGTGCTGGACGTGACACGCGAGTAG
- a CDS encoding DUF63 family protein, translating into MQVLQILPEGSTLPPLPYLVVLALALAGVALALRRLGPRVTDRVVVSFAPWMVVGSSCYVLYQVYETSSFLLKPFFSSPTVYVSVAVLAGAVWAASAAAGLPVDRWRPPSVPSVVGLSGAVLAIVVVGWALVWSAPGDLHPVWPAVALAVAVVCAVTVWAALRRLVPATRVTGAVGGLCVFGHALDGVSTAVGIDVLGFGERSPFSRAIIEFAATLPTAPILGAGWLFVVAKLALAAAVLVLLASYVREEPGEGTLLLGAVAAVGLGPGAHNLLLFTIAS; encoded by the coding sequence ATGCAGGTTCTTCAGATCCTCCCCGAGGGGTCGACGCTCCCCCCGTTACCCTATCTCGTCGTGCTCGCGCTCGCGCTCGCCGGCGTGGCGCTCGCACTCCGTCGGCTCGGCCCGCGCGTCACCGACCGGGTGGTGGTCTCGTTCGCGCCGTGGATGGTCGTCGGGTCGTCCTGTTACGTGCTCTATCAGGTCTACGAGACGTCCTCGTTCCTTCTCAAACCCTTTTTCTCCTCGCCCACGGTCTACGTCTCGGTCGCGGTGCTCGCGGGTGCGGTCTGGGCGGCGAGCGCGGCCGCCGGCCTCCCCGTCGACCGCTGGCGGCCCCCATCCGTCCCGAGCGTGGTCGGTCTCTCGGGTGCCGTTCTGGCGATCGTCGTGGTCGGCTGGGCGCTCGTGTGGAGCGCACCCGGTGACCTCCACCCGGTCTGGCCGGCGGTGGCGCTGGCGGTCGCGGTCGTCTGCGCAGTGACGGTCTGGGCAGCCCTCCGACGGCTGGTGCCCGCGACCCGCGTGACCGGCGCGGTCGGTGGGCTCTGCGTCTTCGGCCACGCGCTCGACGGCGTCTCGACCGCCGTCGGGATCGACGTTCTGGGCTTCGGCGAGCGCTCCCCGTTCTCCCGGGCGATCATCGAGTTCGCCGCCACGCTCCCGACCGCTCCCATCTTGGGGGCCGGCTGGCTGTTCGTCGTCGCCAAACTCGCGCTCGCGGCGGCGGTGCTCGTCCTCCTGGCGAGTTACGTTCGCGAGGAGCCCGGCGAGGGCACCCTCCTGCTCGGCGCGGTCGCCGCCGTCGGGCTCGGCCCCGGCGCACACAACCTGCTCCTGTTCACCATCGCGTCCTGA
- a CDS encoding tRNA (N(6)-L-threonylcarbamoyladenosine(37)-C(2))-methylthiotransferase: protein MASYHIETYGCTANRGESREIERRLRDGGHHPADGPKAADVAILNTCTVVEKTETNMLRRARELEDETADLVVTGCMALAQGEQFGDIDARVCGWDEVPEVVRNGECPTTAPGAEPILDGVVGILPIARGCMSNCSYCITKHATGKIDSPPIEENVEKARALVHAGAKEIRVTGQDTGVYGWDKGERVLHELLDRICDIEGDFRVRVGMANPKGVHGIREELAAVFAENEKLYDFLHIPVQSGSNDVLGAMRRQHQVSEFREVVETFDDHLDHWTLATDFIVGFPTETDADHEQSMDLLRETTPEKINVTRFSKRPGTDAADMKGLGGTLKKERSSAMTDLKMDVVEDAYRSMVGERHEVLVVEQGTGDSVKAYDEAYRQVIIREADEHGIEPGDFVEVVVTSQNTVYAFGEPVRAETDPAPAV, encoded by the coding sequence ATGGCCAGCTATCACATCGAAACCTACGGCTGCACCGCGAACCGTGGCGAGAGCCGCGAGATCGAGCGCCGGCTTCGCGACGGGGGCCACCACCCCGCGGACGGCCCGAAAGCAGCCGACGTGGCCATCCTCAACACCTGTACCGTGGTCGAGAAAACCGAGACCAACATGCTCCGGCGGGCGCGCGAACTGGAGGACGAGACCGCCGACCTCGTCGTCACGGGCTGTATGGCGCTCGCCCAGGGCGAGCAGTTCGGCGACATCGACGCCCGGGTCTGTGGCTGGGACGAGGTCCCCGAGGTCGTCCGGAACGGCGAGTGTCCGACCACCGCCCCCGGCGCGGAGCCGATCCTCGACGGGGTGGTCGGCATCCTCCCGATCGCGCGGGGCTGCATGAGCAACTGCTCGTACTGCATCACGAAGCACGCCACCGGCAAGATCGACTCGCCGCCGATCGAGGAGAACGTCGAGAAGGCCCGCGCGCTGGTCCACGCCGGCGCGAAGGAAATTCGAGTTACTGGCCAGGACACCGGCGTCTACGGCTGGGACAAGGGCGAGCGCGTGCTCCACGAACTCCTCGACCGGATCTGTGACATCGAGGGCGACTTCCGCGTTCGGGTCGGGATGGCGAACCCAAAGGGAGTGCATGGAATTCGTGAGGAGCTCGCCGCGGTCTTCGCGGAAAACGAGAAGCTCTACGACTTCCTCCACATTCCTGTCCAGTCGGGGTCGAACGACGTGCTCGGCGCGATGCGCCGCCAGCACCAAGTCAGCGAGTTCCGCGAGGTGGTCGAGACCTTCGACGACCACCTCGACCACTGGACGCTCGCGACGGACTTCATCGTGGGCTTCCCCACGGAGACCGACGCCGACCACGAGCAATCGATGGATCTCCTCCGGGAGACGACGCCCGAGAAGATCAACGTCACGCGTTTCTCGAAGCGTCCCGGGACCGACGCCGCCGACATGAAGGGATTGGGTGGGACGCTGAAGAAGGAGCGTTCGTCGGCGATGACGGACCTGAAGATGGACGTGGTCGAGGACGCCTACCGCTCAATGGTCGGCGAGCGACACGAAGTGTTGGTGGTCGAGCAGGGAACTGGGGATTCGGTGAAGGCCTACGACGAGGCCTATCGCCAGGTTATCATTCGCGAGGCGGACGAGCACGGCATCGAGCCCGGTGACTTCGTCGAGGTCGTGGTGACCTCGCAGAACACGGTCTACGCGTTCGGCGAGCCGGTTCGAGCCGAAACCGACCCCGCTCCCGCCGTGTGA
- a CDS encoding protein-tyrosine phosphatase family protein translates to MDRNDGPQRRPFGFVEDHPVIRRIGEHDLFLGNRLAADPDHHDRTFEFVLTLASDTEPLTTHHRPLVDGPGNDWSAFETTVDTARWLFRRDGSLLIHCTAGISRSSTVLATTLAAEEGTSLAEAFDVVLDARPSAVSHPALRELAVVYLAARTESSSRG, encoded by the coding sequence GTGGACCGGAACGATGGACCGCAGCGCCGCCCGTTCGGCTTCGTCGAGGACCACCCGGTGATCCGCCGCATCGGCGAGCACGACCTGTTCCTCGGGAATCGGCTCGCGGCCGACCCTGACCATCACGACCGGACGTTCGAGTTCGTGCTCACGCTCGCCAGTGATACAGAGCCGCTGACGACCCACCACCGGCCGCTCGTCGACGGGCCGGGCAACGACTGGTCGGCGTTCGAAACCACGGTCGACACCGCTCGGTGGCTCTTTCGCCGGGACGGCTCCCTGCTGATCCACTGCACTGCGGGGATCTCGCGGAGCAGCACGGTACTCGCGACGACTCTGGCCGCGGAGGAGGGGACGAGCCTCGCCGAGGCGTTCGACGTCGTTCTCGACGCGCGCCCGTCCGCCGTCTCCCATCCGGCGCTCCGCGAACTGGCGGTCGTCTATCTCGCCGCTCGGACGGAGTCCTCGTCTCGCGGGTGA
- a CDS encoding enoyl-CoA hydratase/isomerase family protein translates to MIRTETDGRVGSLTIDRPEKRNALTADALTALETGIERLETPVICLRGAGPAFCAGADLDAIAALDGEGAAEFARRGQHVANAIEETQSVVVAAVDGPARGGGVELALACDLRVATPAATFAEPGVKLGLFGAWGGTHRLPAIVGTGNALDLSLSGRVVEADEALRMGLVSRVVADPAAVVTALAENDPAALRAVKERLHDDASAAVQDDREAEAFAGLVERRGSEK, encoded by the coding sequence ATGATACGCACCGAAACCGACGGTCGCGTCGGCTCGCTGACGATCGACCGCCCGGAGAAACGGAACGCGCTCACCGCCGACGCGCTGACCGCCCTCGAAACCGGGATCGAACGGCTCGAAACCCCAGTTATCTGCCTTCGCGGTGCGGGACCCGCCTTCTGTGCGGGGGCGGACCTCGACGCGATCGCGGCCCTCGACGGCGAGGGCGCGGCCGAGTTCGCCCGGCGCGGACAGCACGTCGCGAACGCCATCGAGGAGACCCAGTCAGTGGTCGTCGCGGCCGTCGACGGTCCGGCGCGCGGCGGCGGGGTCGAACTCGCGCTCGCGTGTGACCTCCGGGTCGCCACGCCCGCCGCGACGTTCGCCGAACCCGGTGTGAAGCTCGGGCTGTTCGGCGCGTGGGGCGGCACGCACCGCCTCCCGGCTATCGTCGGAACGGGCAACGCGCTCGACCTCTCGCTCTCCGGACGGGTCGTCGAGGCCGACGAAGCGCTCCGAATGGGGCTGGTCTCGCGGGTCGTCGCGGATCCGGCGGCGGTCGTGACCGCACTCGCCGAGAACGACCCCGCCGCGCTTCGAGCGGTGAAGGAGCGCCTGCACGACGACGCGTCGGCAGCGGTTCAGGACGACCGGGAAGCCGAGGCGTTCGCGGGGCTCGTCGAACGGCGGGGGTCGGAGAAATGA
- a CDS encoding 7-cyano-7-deazaguanine synthase, which produces MTDETDTTSTAFVLLSGGIDSAVCLQRALRDHDQVEAIHIDYGQQTEAIERANAEAQADRHDIPLHDCDYRTVFAGFAEGTIEDKAYDRDLTTDERHSVGYVPQRNLHFLTTAAALAEHHTDAGEPITLYHGAQRNDETDYPDCRPSFIEAAQSAVDRSTDQHSIRIRTPIIDRSKADVLHLGERLGVDWELTFSCYNDVDGEPCGECPACIEREEAFEAAGLTDPVS; this is translated from the coding sequence ATGACTGACGAAACCGACACGACTTCGACGGCGTTCGTGCTCCTCTCGGGCGGTATCGACTCGGCGGTCTGCCTGCAGCGGGCGCTCCGCGACCACGACCAGGTCGAGGCGATCCACATCGACTACGGCCAGCAGACCGAGGCGATCGAGCGGGCCAACGCCGAAGCCCAAGCCGATCGACACGACATCCCGCTTCACGACTGTGACTATCGGACCGTGTTTGCGGGGTTCGCCGAGGGAACCATCGAGGACAAGGCGTACGACCGGGACCTCACCACCGACGAGCGCCACAGCGTCGGCTACGTCCCCCAGCGAAACCTCCACTTCCTCACCACGGCCGCCGCGCTCGCCGAGCACCACACCGACGCCGGCGAGCCCATCACGCTCTACCACGGGGCCCAGCGAAACGACGAGACCGACTATCCCGACTGCCGACCGAGCTTCATCGAGGCCGCCCAGAGCGCGGTCGACCGCTCGACCGACCAGCACTCGATCCGGATCCGGACGCCGATCATCGACCGCTCGAAAGCGGACGTCCTCCACCTCGGTGAACGTCTCGGGGTCGACTGGGAACTCACCTTCAGTTGCTACAACGACGTGGACGGAGAGCCCTGTGGGGAGTGTCCGGCGTGTATCGAGCGCGAGGAAGCGTTCGAGGCGGCCGGACTCACCGACCCGGTCTCCTAA
- a CDS encoding ribbon-helix-helix domain-containing protein, whose product MPKISVDVPQELLDDLDSHVGEHGKFVNRSEAIRASMRKTLDLLDDIDDRHGRLDNEE is encoded by the coding sequence ATGCCGAAGATAAGCGTCGACGTCCCCCAAGAGCTCCTCGACGACCTCGACAGCCACGTCGGTGAACACGGCAAGTTCGTGAACCGGAGCGAAGCGATCCGGGCCTCGATGCGGAAGACCCTCGATCTGCTCGACGATATCGACGACCGCCACGGCCGACTCGACAACGAGGAGTAG
- a CDS encoding NAD+ synthase: MSDTESAVRPDAPLDLSLSDDELDATRDRITEFIADTADDAGADGGVLGLSGGIDSTLTAYLTVEALGTDGLHGLVMPSEVNSEGNMSDAECVAEDLGIEYDVLAIEPIVDAFLDAFPEPIEDHEVESDPLRTAVGNVRVRTRAVLGYFVANHENRIVLGTGNRSEALAGYYTKYGDGAVDCLPIGNLYKQQVRQLASHVGVPDDLVNKTPTAGMWVGQTDEEEMGMSYDTLDAVLALHVDGPLSKSATARELDIDPELIENVETLVARSAHKREMPPAP; the protein is encoded by the coding sequence ATGTCCGACACCGAATCCGCCGTCCGGCCCGACGCACCGCTCGACCTCTCGCTCTCGGACGACGAACTCGACGCCACGCGGGACCGGATCACCGAGTTCATCGCCGACACCGCCGACGACGCTGGGGCCGACGGCGGCGTGCTGGGGCTCTCGGGCGGTATCGACAGCACCCTGACGGCCTACCTCACCGTCGAGGCCCTCGGCACCGACGGCCTCCACGGGCTCGTGATGCCGAGCGAGGTGAACAGTGAGGGGAACATGAGCGACGCCGAGTGCGTCGCCGAGGACCTCGGCATCGAGTACGACGTGCTCGCCATCGAACCCATCGTGGACGCCTTTCTGGATGCCTTCCCCGAACCCATCGAGGACCACGAGGTCGAATCCGACCCGCTCAGGACCGCCGTCGGCAACGTCCGGGTTCGGACCCGTGCGGTGCTCGGTTACTTCGTCGCCAACCACGAGAACCGGATCGTGCTCGGCACCGGCAACCGGAGCGAGGCGCTCGCGGGCTACTACACCAAGTACGGCGACGGTGCGGTCGACTGCCTCCCCATCGGCAACCTCTACAAACAGCAGGTCCGCCAGCTCGCGAGCCACGTCGGCGTCCCCGACGACCTCGTGAACAAAACTCCCACGGCGGGGATGTGGGTCGGGCAGACGGACGAGGAGGAGATGGGGATGAGCTACGACACCCTCGACGCGGTGCTCGCGCTCCACGTCGACGGCCCGCTCTCGAAGAGTGCGACCGCGCGCGAACTCGATATCGACCCCGAACTCATCGAGAACGTCGAGACCCTCGTCGCCCGGAGCGCGCACAAACGCGAGATGCCGCCCGCACCGTAA